A genome region from Nicotiana tabacum cultivar K326 chromosome 13, ASM71507v2, whole genome shotgun sequence includes the following:
- the LOC142167956 gene encoding uncharacterized protein LOC142167956 yields the protein MKREKLDKQFSKFLDILKQLYIDIPFTEALTQMPSYAKFLKVILSGASINLMNFSIFRKLALGELKDTGVSLQLADQSTKRPKGIIENVLVRVDKFVFPVDFIVLEMEKNTEVPLILGRPFLATGRANIDVHQGQFILRVDEERVIFDMQKMMKFPLNESSSYCFQINYHDQKSVKGRDGAGYHCQASQH from the exons atgaaaagagaaaagcttgACAAACAGTTTTCAAAGTTTCTGGATATTTTAAAGCAACTTTACATTGACATACCTTTCACAGAAGCTTTGACACAAATGCCTTCATATGCTAAATTTCTCAAAGTAATTTTGTCAG GTGCTTCAATAAATCTAatgaatttttcaatttttaggaAATTAGCACTTGGTGAATTGAAAGATACTGGTGTATCTCTTCAATTAGCTGATCAAAGTACTAAAAGACCCAAAGGAATAATTGAAAATGTCCTCGTTAGAGTAGATAAATTCGTATTCCCGGTAGATTTTATAGTACTTGAAATGGAAAAAAATACTGAGGTACCATTAATTTTAGGTAGACCATTTCTCGCAACAGGAAGAGCGAACATTGATGTTCATCAAGGACAATTCATATTGCGAGTTGATGAGGAGAGAGTAATTTTTGACATGCAGAAAATGATGAAATTTCCTCTGAATGAGTCATCATCCTATTGTTTTCAAATTAACTATCACGACCAAAAATctgttaaaggtcgtgatggcgccggatacCACTGTCAGGcgagccaacactaa